In Scleropages formosus chromosome 10, fSclFor1.1, whole genome shotgun sequence, a single genomic region encodes these proteins:
- the gpt gene encoding alanine aminotransferase 2-like isoform X3 produces the protein MSENGLASRRGKVLTTDTMNPSVKKVEYAVRGPIVQRAVEIENELKKGAKKPFSEVIKANIGDAHAMGQQPVTFFRQVLALCSYPELLNSPLFPEDVKSRAGRILQSCGGGSIGAYSASQGIECVRQDVAQYIKQRDGGIPCNPDNIYLSTGASDAIVTILKLLVCGEGRTCTGAMIPIPQYPLYSAALAELGAVQINYYLDEENCWSLNIGELRRALVDARKHCNPRVLCIINPGNPTGQVQSRKCIEDVIRFAAEENLFLMADEVYQDNVYADGCHFHSFKKVLFEMGPQYSNTVELASFHSTSKCYMGECGFRGGYMEVVNMDSDVKAQLTKLVSVRLCPPVPGQALMDLVVNPPKPGEPSHATFMKERTATLRSLAERAKLTEQILNTVPGIHCNPVQGAMYSFPQITIPERAVQEAKEKGQAPDMFYCMKLLDETGICVVPGSGFGQKEGTYHFRMTILPPTDKLKILLQKVKEFHMGFTEQFS, from the exons GGAGCAAAAAAGCCCTTTTCTGAAGTCATCAAGGCCAACATTGGGGATGCCCATGCCATGGGCCAGCAGCCAGTAACATTCTTCAGACAG GTTTTGGCGCTCTGCTCTTACCCAGAGCTCCTCAACAGTCCCCTGTTTCCAGAGGATGTGAAAAGTAGAGCAGGACGCATCCTCCAATCCTGCGGAGGGGGCAGCATAG GGGCTTACAGTGCCAGTCAGGGTATAGAGTGTGTGCGGCAGGATGTCGCTCAATACATCAAGCAGCGTGATGGCGGCATCCCCTGCAACCCAGACAACATCTACCTCTCCACTGGAGCGAGCGATGCCATTGTG ACCatactgaagctgcttgtttgCGGTGAGGGTCGAACCTGCACTGGAGCCATGATCCCCATCCCCCAGTACCCTCTCTATTCAGCTGCCCTAGCAGAACTGGGTGCCGTGCAGATCAACTACTACCTAGATGAGGAGAACTGCTGGAGTCTAAACATTGGCGAGCTACGACGTGCCCTAGTGGATGCCCGCAAACACTGCAACCCCCGTGTCCTCTGCATTATCAATCCTGGCAACCCCACTG GTCAGGTTCAGAGCAGGAAATGCATAGAGGATGTGATTCGATTTGCGGCTGAGGAGAACCTGTTCCTGATGGCTGACGAG GTGTACCAAGACAATGTGTATGCGGATGGATGCCACTTCCACTCCTTTAAGAAGGTGCTGTTTGAGATGGGGCCGCAGTACTCAAATACTGTGGAGCTGGCCTCCTTCCACTCCACCTCTAAGTGCTACATGGGAGA ATGTGGCTTCCGGGGAGGTTACATGGAAGTGGTCAATATGGATTCTGATGTAAAAGCTCAACTCACCAAGCTGGTGTCGGTTCGCCTGTGCCCTCCTGTCCCGGGTCAGGCCCTAATGGACCTTGTGGTGAACCCACCAAAACCTGGCGAGCCATCCCATGCCACCTTCATGAAG GAGCGCACTGCTACCCTCAGATCCCTGGCAGAGAGGGCCAAGCTGACAGAGCAGATCCTGAACACAGTACCAGGCATCCACTGTAACCCTGTTCAAGGTGCTATGTATTCCTTCCCTCAGATCACCATCCCAGAACGGGCTGTACAAGAGGCAAAG GAGAAGGGTCAGGCCCCAGACATGTTTTACTGCATGAAGCTGCTGGATGAAACTGGCATCTGTGTGGTCCCAGGGAGCGGTTTTGGCCAGAAAGAAGGAACCTACCATTTCAG AATGACCATCTTGCCTCCTACTGACAAGCTGAAGATCCTCCTGCAAAAGGTGAAAGAGTTCCACATGGGCTTCACAGAACAGTTCTCTTAG
- the emc9 gene encoding ER membrane protein complex subunit 9 has translation MGEVELSCVAYVKMYLHASLFPHCSVNGLLLSSSPAGADVCITDCVPLLHSHLPLAPITQLALTQVDVWCAQTDQRIVGYYQANASVLDCSPTPSALKIADRISDQCSQAVLLMMDNTKMSVECRVPPIVMYERRDSRWTLKDKQMIMLRQWEETRSIASQLLDSRDRTLLVDFDTHLDDITKDWTNQKLNAKIAELASTANGRL, from the exons ATGGGTGAGGTGGAGCTCTCCTGTGTTGCATATGTGAAGATGTACCTGCACGCTTCTTTGTTCCCACACTGCAGCGTAAATGGGCTGTTGCTTTCTTCAAGTCCTGCAGGAGCAGACGTTTGTATAACGGACTGTGTTCCACTTCTTCACTCACACCTTCCTCTAGCACCTATTACTCAACTTGCCTTGACACAG GTCGATGTATGGTGTGCACAGACAGACCAGAGGATTGTGGGATACTACCAAGCCAATGCCAGTGTGTTGGACTGCAG CCCCACCCCTAGTGCTCTGAAGATAGCCGACAGGATCTCAGACCAGTGCAGCCAAGCTGTGCTGTTAATG ATGGACAACACCAAGATGTCAGTTGAGTGTCGAGTGCCACCCATTGTGATGTATGAACGCAGAGATTCTCGTTGgacattaaaagacaaacaaat GATCATGTTGCgtcagtgggaggaaactcgATCAATAGCCAGTCAGCTACTGGATTCCAGGGATCGCACGTTGCTGGTTGATTTTGACACACATCTTGATGACATCACAAAGGACTGGACCAATCAGAAGCTCAATGCCAAGATTGCTGAACTTGCTTCAACTGCCAATGGCAGACTCTGA